The Horticoccus luteus DNA window ACAAATACGAGCAGGTGCTGGGCAACGTGAATCCGGTGGCATCGCCGCATTTCAATTTCACGGTCACGGAACCGACGGGCATCGTGGGCGTGCTTGCGCCGGACGCGGCGCCGTTGCTGGCCCTCGTATCGCTCATCGCGCCGGCGATCACCTGCGGCAACACGGTGGTGGCGGTCGTGGCGGAGCAAGCGCCTTATCCGGCCATCGTGCTGGGCGAGATGCTGGCGACGAGCGATCTGCCGGGCGGCGTGGTGAATTTGTTGACGGGCTGGCGCAAGGAACTCGTGCCCACGCTCGCGACGCACACGCATCTGCGGGCGATCTCCGGCGTGGCCGGCGCCGACGAACGCAAAGCGATCAAGCTCGGCGCCGCCGACAGCGTGAAACGCGTGCACTTGCGGAAAGCCGAGGAGGCGATCGATTGGTTCGCGGACGCGGAGCAGAGCGTTTACGCGATTCGCGACTTGGTGGAGTTCAAGACCACGTGGCATCCCATCGGCGCGTGAAGCGGCCCGCCAAGTTGGTGGCGGGCCAGCGTCTTCGGCGTGAAGAATTCCGCATGGGCTGTCCGGGAAATTTACCGATTCGATTTATTTTGCCGCGGGCGGCGGGAATAGGAAAAAAATATGGGGATGGCACCCTCCCATGAAGATGCAGTATCGCCGACGGGCGTAGCCGGTTTGGACGAGATTCTCCGCGGCGGCTTGGTGGCGAACCGGTTGTATTTGCTCCTCGGAGCGCCCGGCGTGGGCAAGACAACGGTGGCCTTGCAATACCTGCTGCACGGGGCGCGGGAGGGAGAGCGCGGCCTCTATATCGCGTTGTCGGAGACGCGGGCGGAAATCGAGTCCGTGGCGCGTTCGCACGGCTGGCCCCTGGACTCGATTTCAATCTTCGAACTCTCCGCGCTCGAGCAACAACTGGCCGAGGAGGCGCAGAACACGGTGTTTCATCCCGCCGATGTGGAGTTGAACAAAACGACGCAACTGCTGCTGGATCGCATCCAGGAAGTGAAGCCGCGGCGAGTGGTGCTCGATTCGCTCTCGGAGTTGCGGTTGATGTCGGACTCGGCGCTGCGTTACCGGCGGCAAATGCTGTCGTTGAAGCAGTTTTTCGCGGGCGAGCAGATGACGGTGCTGCTTTTGGACGATCACTCAGCGGATGGCGGCGACCTGCACGTGCAGAGCATCGCGCACGGCGTGATTTCGCTGGAGCAAATCGTGTCGGACTATGGATCGGAGCGGCGCCGGATCCGGGTGAACAAGATGCGGGGCGTGAATTTTGCCGGCGGTTATCACGATGCCATGATCGTGCGGGGTGGCGTGGTGGTCTTTCCGCGGCTGATCGCTTCGGACCACGGCCGGGCGTATGCGCGGGATGAAGTGGTGTCGGGAAATGCAGAACTGGACAGCCTGCTGGGCGGGGGGCTGCACCGCGGCACCAGCGCGCTTTTGCTCGGACCGGCGGGCACGGGTAAATCGACCGTGGCGTTGCAATTCGCCGTCGCCGCGGCGGAGCGGGGGCAGCGTGTGTTGATGTGCCTGTTCGAGGAAAATCTCGACACGATGAAGGCGCGGGCGAAATCGGCGGGAATCCAGGCGGAGGCGTTGATCGCCTCCGGGCAGATCAAGGTAATGCAGGTCGATCCGGCCGAATTAACGCCGGGCGAGTTCGCACACATCGTCGTGCAGCACGCCCAAGATCCCAACATTGGCATCGTGGTGATCGACAGCCTCAATGGCTATATGCAGGCGATGCCGGACGCGAAGTTCCTGAACATCCAGCTGCACGAACTGCTGGCTTATCTGAACCGGCACGGCGTGCTGACGATTCTGACGGTGGCGCAACACGGCTTGGTGGGGCAGATGCAGACGCCGGTGGATCTGACGTATCTCGCCGACACCGTGATCCTGCTGCGGTATTTCGAACAAGGCGGCCGGATTAAAAAGGCGATTTCCGTCATCAAGAAGCGCATCGGCGCGCACGAGGATACGATCCGGGAGTTTCAAATCTCGAGCGCGGGGCTGCGGCTGGGTCCGCCCTTGGAGGAGTTCCAGGGGGTGTTGACCGGCGTCCCTGTGTTCAAGGGCCGGGCGGAACAGATGATGGAAAGCAAATAAGATGGCGGCGGGGACGAGCGATCGCGACGTAGTGCTGGTGATGGCGCCCATCGGCGCCGATGCGGCAAACATTGAAACGGTGCTGCGCCGGGGCGGCGTGGCGACGCAGGCGTGCGTGACGGATCTCGACCTGAAACTGGCCCTGCGGGAGGACTGCAGCGCCATCGTCTTGACGGAGGAAGCGCTGGTATCGCCCGTGCAAAAAGTGCTGGCGGCGGCGTTTGCGGAGCAACCGCCCTGGTCGGACATTCCGGTGGTGTTGATCGGCGGCGGGGGTTCGACGAACAGCGGAGCGAGCGCGGCGGCCCGGCTGCGCGGCGCGCATCGCACGGTCACCCTGCTGGAACGGCCGCTGCGCGCGACGACGTTGATGGCCACCATTCAAACGGTGCTGTCGGCGCGCCGGCGCCAATACGAAATTCGCGGGTTGTTGAGTGAACGCGATTCGTTGTTGAGTTCGCTGGAGGCGAGGGTGGCGGATCGCACGGCGGATTTGCAGCGTATGGTCGAGGAGATGGAGGCGTTTTCCTACAGCGTGTCGCACGATTTGCGTTCGCCGTTGCGGAGTGTCGCCGGCTACGCCCGGGTGATTGAGGAGGATTTCGGCGACGAGATCCCGGCTGGGGCCAAGGAGTATCTGGAAAAAATCGTCCGGGCGGCGCGGCGCATGGACAGCCTGACGCAGGACGTGCTGGCCTACACGCGGGCGACGCGTTGCGAGATGGAGATCACGGCGGTGGATCTCGACTGGCTGATGGCGGAGGTCATCGAGCAGTATCCGGCGTTGGGCGCCTCGGCCGACTGCATCCGGGTGCGACGGCCGTTGGGCCGCGTGATGGGCCACGTGCCGTCGTTGATCCAGTGCTTTTCGAATCTGCTGGGAAATGCCGTGAAGTTCGTCCCAGAGGGGCGCACGCCGGAAATTCAGGTGTTCGCCGAGCAGCGCGATTCCCGGCGGCGCGTGTCGGTGAAGGATAACGGCATCGGGATCGACCCATTGCATCACGCGCGGATTTTTCGGATGTTCGAGCGTGCCGCGAAGACTCAGTTTGCGGGCACGGGAATCGGGCTCGCGATCGTTAAGAAAGCGGTGGAGCGGATGGGCGGGACGATCGGCGTGATTTCCGCGGCGGGCGCGGGCGCGCAATTCTGGGTGGAGCTGGTGGCTTCCTCCGGGGAAGCAGCGGCGGCAAAGGCCGCGACGGGCACGGTGAACGCCGCGTTGGCGGGGTTGGTGCCGGCGAGAATCTGATTTATGCGTGTCACCGTTTTGGTCGCGGAAGATGACGACGATGACTACTTCTTCACCGCGCGAGTGCTGACTCGCACACGGCAGGCAGAGGTGGTGCGGGTGGAAAGCGGGCGCGCGGTCGTCGATTACCTGCTCGGCGCGGGACCGTATGAGGACCGCGGCAAATTTCCGTGGCCCGATCTGGTGCTGCTGGACTTGAAAATGGGCGAGATGGACGGGCACGGTGTGCTCGCGTGGGTGGCGAAAAACGCGTGGTCGCAGCCACCGAGAATTTTTGTGCTGACCGGCTCGGGGGAATCGCGCGATCGCGAGCGCGTGCAGGCGACGGGCATGGCGGAGGGCTATCTGGTGAAACCGCTCACGCCGGATAACCTCGCGGAAATCCTGAAGCTGCCGGTGTGACGAGGCGGGCGCGATCAAGGCGCCGCTGCCGCGCGCTGAGTCAGCCGGCGGCGTGCACCCATGCGCGAGCGGCAGAGGTTTCAGCGGGCTCGAAGAATTTGATTTCGCCCGGCAACACCAGGTTGGTGAAGCGCGTGCCCCAGCGCTCGCTCGCAGAGTCACCGATGATGGCCGCGCGACCGAAGCGGTTGCCGTTGCGGACATCGTATTTGAGGTCGGCCCAGGCGGCGGCGGGTTCCCAGCCATCGAAATCGTCGAGGACGATGAAAAAGTTAATTTTGGGCCACGACGCCGTGAGGGTTTCGATCTCGGGCAGGAGGCGATCGTAATCGGCGCGGGTGAGTTTGCCGTGCGCGCGAATTTCCAAGGTGTGCGTGGCGGGCACGGTTTCGATGCGCACGTGATCGGAGTGAGTCGTGGTATTCATGGCTCAATTTTCGCCAGGCGATGCGAAGCGCAAACGCCGGGGAAAATTTGCCCGGCGCGAGCACGCCAGCTTCAGCGGACCGTCGAAGACTAAACTCTCTGGGGCGCGTAAGAAACGACCTGCACCCCCGGGGAAAAGTGGACGATTGGATCAGGGCCTGCGGCCGCGAGTCCGCTGCCGGCGA harbors:
- a CDS encoding aldehyde dehydrogenase family protein, whose product is MSRLPVTKTPKVYVGGAFIRSESGRTFPLNDAAGEFFANIPQCTRKDLRNAVEAAAKAGPGWAKRTPYNRGQIIYRLGEMIEARRGDMTDALAVGGASKAAAAKEIDATIDRLIYYAGWADKYEQVLGNVNPVASPHFNFTVTEPTGIVGVLAPDAAPLLALVSLIAPAITCGNTVVAVVAEQAPYPAIVLGEMLATSDLPGGVVNLLTGWRKELVPTLATHTHLRAISGVAGADERKAIKLGAADSVKRVHLRKAEEAIDWFADAEQSVYAIRDLVEFKTTWHPIGA
- a CDS encoding response regulator, giving the protein MRVTVLVAEDDDDDYFFTARVLTRTRQAEVVRVESGRAVVDYLLGAGPYEDRGKFPWPDLVLLDLKMGEMDGHGVLAWVAKNAWSQPPRIFVLTGSGESRDRERVQATGMAEGYLVKPLTPDNLAEILKLPV
- a CDS encoding sensor histidine kinase produces the protein MAAGTSDRDVVLVMAPIGADAANIETVLRRGGVATQACVTDLDLKLALREDCSAIVLTEEALVSPVQKVLAAAFAEQPPWSDIPVVLIGGGGSTNSGASAAARLRGAHRTVTLLERPLRATTLMATIQTVLSARRRQYEIRGLLSERDSLLSSLEARVADRTADLQRMVEEMEAFSYSVSHDLRSPLRSVAGYARVIEEDFGDEIPAGAKEYLEKIVRAARRMDSLTQDVLAYTRATRCEMEITAVDLDWLMAEVIEQYPALGASADCIRVRRPLGRVMGHVPSLIQCFSNLLGNAVKFVPEGRTPEIQVFAEQRDSRRRVSVKDNGIGIDPLHHARIFRMFERAAKTQFAGTGIGLAIVKKAVERMGGTIGVISAAGAGAQFWVELVASSGEAAAAKAATGTVNAALAGLVPARI
- a CDS encoding ATPase domain-containing protein, which encodes MAPSHEDAVSPTGVAGLDEILRGGLVANRLYLLLGAPGVGKTTVALQYLLHGAREGERGLYIALSETRAEIESVARSHGWPLDSISIFELSALEQQLAEEAQNTVFHPADVELNKTTQLLLDRIQEVKPRRVVLDSLSELRLMSDSALRYRRQMLSLKQFFAGEQMTVLLLDDHSADGGDLHVQSIAHGVISLEQIVSDYGSERRRIRVNKMRGVNFAGGYHDAMIVRGGVVVFPRLIASDHGRAYARDEVVSGNAELDSLLGGGLHRGTSALLLGPAGTGKSTVALQFAVAAAERGQRVLMCLFEENLDTMKARAKSAGIQAEALIASGQIKVMQVDPAELTPGEFAHIVVQHAQDPNIGIVVIDSLNGYMQAMPDAKFLNIQLHELLAYLNRHGVLTILTVAQHGLVGQMQTPVDLTYLADTVILLRYFEQGGRIKKAISVIKKRIGAHEDTIREFQISSAGLRLGPPLEEFQGVLTGVPVFKGRAEQMMESK
- a CDS encoding STAS/SEC14 domain-containing protein, which codes for MNTTTHSDHVRIETVPATHTLEIRAHGKLTRADYDRLLPEIETLTASWPKINFFIVLDDFDGWEPAAAWADLKYDVRNGNRFGRAAIIGDSASERWGTRFTNLVLPGEIKFFEPAETSAARAWVHAAG